The segment ACATCGAGCGCCGACGTAATCTCATCCGCCAGCAGGACATCAGGGCCAGCCGCCAATGCGCGGGCGATAGCCACCCGTTGCCGCTGGCCGCCGGAAAGAGCTCCCGGGAGGCGGTGGGCGTAGTCAGGGTCGAGGTTGACCGTTTCCAGCAGCCGGGCGATCTCGGTGTCGCGGTCTACGACAGGCCGCGGCCGCTGTCTCCGCCGGCGGTCCAGGGCGGTTAACGACTCATCAACGGACTGGCCGACTGTTCGCCTTGGGTCAAGGCATGACTGCGGATCCTGAAAGATCATTTGGATACGCTGGCGCTGGCGGGCAGCAACGCCTCGCGCATGGGTGACCGGCGATCCGTCGAGCAGGATGTCGCCACTGCTTGGCTCCACCAGCCCGACTGCCGCACGGGCGAGCGTCGACTTCCCCGAGCCAGACTCGCCAACCAGGCCAAGGATCCCACCCTCAGGCACCACCAGGCTCACCCGCCGGACGGCGTCAAATGAACTGGAACCGTGTCCGAAGGTGACGGTCACATCGCTGAACTCCAGGCTGCTCACGAAACCACCCGCTCCGAAGTCGTCGCCGAGGGAGACGTCCCGTCAGCCGCCGAGTTCCCGTCTGCCGCCGAGGGCGCGTCCGAGGACGGCGGCGAGGTCTCGCCCGATATAGCGTCCGGGCTCGAATCGTCGCCGAACGACTGGCCTTCCGGTATCGTCATCAGCGGTCGGCTGCGATCGCTGTCCATCGCCGGAACCGACGCGAGCAGCGCCTGGGTATATGGATGCCGCGCCTTGCCGGCAACGAGATCGGCCACCAAAATGGTTTCAACGATCCGGCCCCGGTACATCACCAGGACCCGCGAGCACAGCGCCGTGACCACCGCGATGTCGTGCGAGATCAGTAACACGGCGGTGTCGTTGTCGTCCCGGATCACCTTGAGCAGTCTCAGGACCTCCTTTTGAACCGTCACGTCAAGGGCCGTAGTGGGCTCGTCGGCAATCACCAGCGCAGGGTTCCCCATCAACCCCATCGCGATCATTGCTCGCTGCCGCATGCCGCCAGAAAACTCGTGCGGGTACTGGCCGGCCCGCCGCTCCGAATCGGGGATCCGAACCGCCGCAAGCCGATCCTGGGCTCGTTGCATCGCGGACTTCCGGCTCAGGTCTTCGTGCAGCACTCCGATTTCCGCGACCTGACTGCCCACTTTCAGCGCCGGGTTGAGCGACGACATCGGGTCCTGGAACACCATGGCAAGCCTGGTGCCGAGTTGCCGGGCGAGCTTCCGATTCTTGGCCGGTATTCGCAATTTGCCATTCCGGACCAGCTCCGTGCCATCGAAGCGAATCTGATCGGCGGTGACCTCCAGCGGTTCCTCAACCAGCCCGGCGACCGACATCACGCTCAGGCTCTTGCCCGAGCCCGATTCCCCCACCAACCCGACAATCTCGCCACGGTCGACATGGAATGAAATGCCCTTGACCGGGTAGTGCCAGGCGCCCTTCTCCGGAGCGGCAACTCTGAGATTTCGCACCCGGAGCACGGCCTGCTCGGCTTCTGCCGCAGCGCCGAGGCCGTCTGTCGAAACACCACCCACATC is part of the Saxibacter everestensis genome and harbors:
- a CDS encoding ABC transporter ATP-binding protein, whose amino-acid sequence is MSSLEFSDVTVTFGHGSSSFDAVRRVSLVVPEGGILGLVGESGSGKSTLARAAVGLVEPSSGDILLDGSPVTHARGVAARQRQRIQMIFQDPQSCLDPRRTVGQSVDESLTALDRRRRQRPRPVVDRDTEIARLLETVNLDPDYAHRLPGALSGGQRQRVAIARALAAGPDVLLADEITSALDVSVQGSVLNLLRELQEALQLTVLFISHNLAVVRHVCERVAVMLHGEIVEEGHVLDVLEDPQHEYTKRLLAAVPQIGVPLFPADSR
- a CDS encoding dipeptide/oligopeptide/nickel ABC transporter permease/ATP-binding protein, whose product is MSVTRTLTTRQRLLLALRTPLGLLTAVSFLALLALAIAAPPLWGAAASHSDPIQISQGPSAQHIFGTDAGGRDILLRTLVATRLSVSMALAATAIGVTAGIFLGCLPTLLRPRLGRLVVSLINIAVAFPALLLAIGLSVILGQSAIGAVLAIGFAMVPNYARLTYTLSASVSGRDFIAAAKVLGVSRPSIMLRHILPNIRDPLIVNASISAGVCLVSFAGLSFLGLGVQVPGYDWGRMLSEGVDRIFVSPTSALVPGIAIIVSGLIFTLLGEVLAKSLTGASSRSVLGRSRRGGRRLGDAGDGGGQSGSVAGGTAGGGDVGGVSTDGLGAAAEAEQAVLRVRNLRVAAPEKGAWHYPVKGISFHVDRGEIVGLVGESGSGKSLSVMSVAGLVEEPLEVTADQIRFDGTELVRNGKLRIPAKNRKLARQLGTRLAMVFQDPMSSLNPALKVGSQVAEIGVLHEDLSRKSAMQRAQDRLAAVRIPDSERRAGQYPHEFSGGMRQRAMIAMGLMGNPALVIADEPTTALDVTVQKEVLRLLKVIRDDNDTAVLLISHDIAVVTALCSRVLVMYRGRIVETILVADLVAGKARHPYTQALLASVPAMDSDRSRPLMTIPEGQSFGDDSSPDAISGETSPPSSDAPSAADGNSAADGTSPSATTSERVVS